In one window of Tubulanus polymorphus chromosome 3, tnTubPoly1.2, whole genome shotgun sequence DNA:
- the LOC141901996 gene encoding uncharacterized protein LOC141901996 isoform X1 produces MYICTKNWIEHLTTRNMKTGYLVVILYVVLTTVLAADKDPLTEELLKAEFEKLNEQLLDRRDPVKEPNHASDEDEMMRLSEILKRGTVEDEKNEMPLHTQRRDGNSRNTAIKVEDEKELKESDKPELRKELLVELERELESDKDSDKRSDEGSDDKKRSETAKSLWEKVKKFVTGKKDDVRKSENPNIDQLSQRSRPEKGDIYKELDELENERLALFQQLIANLQKSLKLRSTYAEEMDADKRGRRNGHGGNMGLLGR; encoded by the exons atgtatatatgtacgaAAAATT GGATTGAACACTTAACGACAAGAAACATGAAAACTGGATACTTG GTTGTTATTCTTTATGTAGTGTTGACTACAGTCCTCGCAGCTGACAAGGATCCATTAACCGAAGAACTTCTCAAAGcagaatttgaaaaacttaACGAACAACTTCTTGATAGAC gtGATCCAGTGAAAGAACCGAATCATGCCAGTGACG AGGATGAGATGATGCGATTATCTGAAATTTTAAAACGTGGAACTG ttgaagatgaaaaaaatgaaatgcctTTACACACACAGCGAA GAGATGGTAATTCCAGAAATACCGCAATAAAAGTAGAAGATGAGAAGg aattaaaagaatcagACAAGCCGGAATTGAGGAAGGAATTACTTGTTGAATTAG AAAGAGAACTGGAATCAGATAAAGATT CTGACAAGAGAAGTGACGAGGGCAGTGATGATAAGAAGAGATCAGAAACGg CAAAAAGCCTTTGGgaaaaggtgaaaaaatttGTCACTGGAAAAAAAGATGATGTTAGAAAGAGCGAAAATCCCAATATTGACCAATTGTCTCAACGCTCGAGACCTG AAAAAGGTGACATTTACAAGGAATTAGATGAACTGGAAAACGAAAGATTGGCATTGTTCCAACAATTAATCGCCAATCTTcagaaatcattgaaattgaGAAGTACATATGCAGAGGAAATGGACGCAGATAAGCGTGGGCGAAGAAACGGACACGGTGGAAATATGGGTTTACTCGGGAGGTAA
- the LOC141902895 gene encoding uncharacterized protein LOC141902895 — protein sequence MPTIQKKLLTSTPSAMNFTNITNSTDGLPNWYHIYGLVENCRSDWPVGLCVCFNLCGLTSTAIWFLVILPQLYKNYRHKSVAGLSLAWATMDVTASLLNMCFVYGSGRDPLPLYIKIQAVYLPVLGLILLTQFYRYSNKEHYKFKWKLVYTVSCLFVWIGILVLDSCLDVYRQFQWVAIILWSTELFPQIILNIIRKSTSGQSTVSVSLAVAGRSTDFLSAYGLLMPIQYVSMTYFTCSLVYINAAQVVWFWRNGEGIINTHHLADVDLRELSRDRTESNISTVSVELSDPDERTDRSGSQISQDSGNALNPDQMENVEIDGTFTGNFNALRTISIAADEDEVVIFDAPVSSRPGVRFLLKMNYKRTTLLSLIFIALTLFSVGFVWCSASFLALIAPLIIILIITCAVFIINRLPKTITYKIFK from the exons ATGCCGACAATACAGAAGAAGCTGTTGACAAGCACACCCTCTGCGATGAATTTCACTAATATAACTAATAGTACAGATGGTTTACCAAATTGGTATCATATATATGGATTAGTGGAGAATTGTCGGTCTGATTGGCCCGTGGGATTATGTGTTTGTTTTAATCTATGTGGTTTAACCAGTACGGCTATTTGGTTCTTGGTGATTTTGCCACAACTCTACAAAAACTATAGACACAAATCGGTGGCAGGTTTGAGTTTAGCCTGGGCCACGATGGATGTCACCGCCAGTTTACTGAATATGTGCTTTGTATACGGATCTGGTAGGGACCCTTTGCCCCTTTATATAAAGATCCAGGCGGTATATCTGCCAGTCCTGGGTTTGATATTACTTACGCAGTTTTATAGATACAGCAACAAGGAGCATTACAAATTTAAATGGAAACTGGTGTACACTGTATCGTGTTTGTTCGTTTGGATTGGAATTCTGGTACTAGATAGTTGTTTAGATGTCTACCGACAATTTCAATGGGTTGCTATAATACTGTGGTCCACAGAACTTTTTCCACAG ATAATTCTTAACATTATTCGGAAGTCGACGAGCGGTCAGTCTACTGTATCCGTATCACTGGCAGTCGCTGGGCGCAGTACTGATTTCTTGTCCGCATACGGATTGCTAATGCCAATACAGTACGTATCTATGACGTATTTTACGTGTTCGCTAGTCTATATAAACGCCGCTCAGGTTGTTTGGTTTTGGCGAAATGGTGAGGGAATCATAAATACCCATCATTTAGCTGATGTAGATCTACGAGAGTTATCGCGGGACCGCACCGAAAGTAATATATCGACCGTATCCGTCGAGTTGTCCGACCCTGATGAAAGGACCGATCGGTCCGGTAGTCAGATATCGCAAGATTCTGGTAATGCATTAAACCCTGATCAAatggaaaatgttgaaatcgaTGGAACTTTTACGGGTAATTTTAACGCTTTGCGCACAATATCCATTGCAGCTGACGAAGACGAAGTTGTAATTTTCGATGCTCCCGTCTCCTCGCGTCCTGGTGTCAGGTTCCTTCTCAAAATGAACTATAAACGGACGACTTTATTGAGTTTGATATTTATTGCTTTAACTTTGTTTTCAGTCGGATTTGTTTGGTGCTCCGCATCATTCTTAGCCTTGATAGCTCCATTAATCATAATACTGATAATAACATGCGCAGTTTTTATCATCAACAGACTGCCTAAAACTATTACttataaaattttcaaataa
- the LOC141901996 gene encoding uncharacterized protein LOC141901996 isoform X2 encodes MYICTKNWIEHLTTRNMKTGYLVVILYVVLTTVLAADKDPLTEELLKAEFEKLNEQLLDRQDEMMRLSEILKRGTVEDEKNEMPLHTQRRDGNSRNTAIKVEDEKELKESDKPELRKELLVELERELESDKDSDKRSDEGSDDKKRSETAKSLWEKVKKFVTGKKDDVRKSENPNIDQLSQRSRPEKGDIYKELDELENERLALFQQLIANLQKSLKLRSTYAEEMDADKRGRRNGHGGNMGLLGR; translated from the exons atgtatatatgtacgaAAAATT GGATTGAACACTTAACGACAAGAAACATGAAAACTGGATACTTG GTTGTTATTCTTTATGTAGTGTTGACTACAGTCCTCGCAGCTGACAAGGATCCATTAACCGAAGAACTTCTCAAAGcagaatttgaaaaacttaACGAACAACTTCTTGATAGAC AGGATGAGATGATGCGATTATCTGAAATTTTAAAACGTGGAACTG ttgaagatgaaaaaaatgaaatgcctTTACACACACAGCGAA GAGATGGTAATTCCAGAAATACCGCAATAAAAGTAGAAGATGAGAAGg aattaaaagaatcagACAAGCCGGAATTGAGGAAGGAATTACTTGTTGAATTAG AAAGAGAACTGGAATCAGATAAAGATT CTGACAAGAGAAGTGACGAGGGCAGTGATGATAAGAAGAGATCAGAAACGg CAAAAAGCCTTTGGgaaaaggtgaaaaaatttGTCACTGGAAAAAAAGATGATGTTAGAAAGAGCGAAAATCCCAATATTGACCAATTGTCTCAACGCTCGAGACCTG AAAAAGGTGACATTTACAAGGAATTAGATGAACTGGAAAACGAAAGATTGGCATTGTTCCAACAATTAATCGCCAATCTTcagaaatcattgaaattgaGAAGTACATATGCAGAGGAAATGGACGCAGATAAGCGTGGGCGAAGAAACGGACACGGTGGAAATATGGGTTTACTCGGGAGGTAA
- the LOC141902896 gene encoding uncharacterized protein LOC141902896 isoform X3: MHYKLIIIFVLCGAGISAAPAKRQNPGNNDQSEVADFRRLLNIFVRLLEIALPKKGENGSQSPTATPQRRQDEEKRSDEKGLSEAEMDAWNSFLSSQNEDNEKQEVSEDTIKPDTYTPLESKKKSEVIEEMIKPETYNALGGKKRSEIVEEPIIEQEYAKPLGSDKRDDESDTAARELLELRALQALKRFAELKKN; encoded by the exons ATGCATTATAAACTCATC ATTATTTTCGTGTTGTGTGGAGCTGGAATTTCTGCTGCTCCCGCGAAACGTCAAAATCCAG GCAATAATGACCAATCGGAGGTAGCGGATTTCCGAAGACtgttgaatatatttgttCGACTATTGGAGATTGCATTACCAAAGAAAG GTGAAAATGGATCTCAATCTCCGACTGCAACTCCTCAGAGGCGCCAGGATGAAG aaaaacgCTCTGATGAAAAAGGTCTAAGTGAAGCTGAAATGGACGCATGGAATTCATTTCTCTCGTCACAAAACGAAGACAACGAAAAACAAG AAGTGTCTGAGGATACGATCAAACCCGACACATATACCCCACTAGAAAGCAAGAAAAAATCAG AAGTGATCGAGGAGATGATCAAGCCCGAAACATATAATGCTTTAGGGGGCAAGAAAAGATCAG AAATTGTCGAGGAACCGATTATTGAACAGGAATATGCGAAACCATTGGGATCAGATAAAAGGGATG ATGAAAGTGATACAGCGGCGAGAGAACTCCTGGAACTGCGAGCCCTGCAAGCTTTAAAAAGATTTGCTGAATTAAAGAAGAACTAA
- the LOC141902896 gene encoding uncharacterized protein LOC141902896 isoform X1, translating to MHYKLIIIFVLCGAGISAAPAKRQNPGNNDQSEVADFRRLLNIFVRLLEIALPKKGENGSQSPTATPQRRQDEAKDTSRENDKENDKDSNLREKGDTMNKHENLNLNKSTELTDSTESNATMAVGSNATTQSINKRQESDVKPTQDPTRTTASQDYTTQPNSDDKIGKEKKQNQRWNDLEIYTKTFAKLLKLLIDKKYPQSAFDKRITNVEEKRSDEKGLSEAEMDAWNSFLSSQNEDNEKQEVSEDTIKPDTYTPLESKKKSEVIEEMIKPETYNALGGKKRSEIVEEPIIEQEYAKPLGSDKRDDESDTAARELLELRALQALKRFAELKKN from the exons ATGCATTATAAACTCATC ATTATTTTCGTGTTGTGTGGAGCTGGAATTTCTGCTGCTCCCGCGAAACGTCAAAATCCAG GCAATAATGACCAATCGGAGGTAGCGGATTTCCGAAGACtgttgaatatatttgttCGACTATTGGAGATTGCATTACCAAAGAAAG GTGAAAATGGATCTCAATCTCCGACTGCAACTCCTCAGAGGCGCCAGGATGAAG CAAAAGATACATCTAGAGAGAATGACAAAGAAAATGACAAAGATAGCAACTTAAGGGAGAAAGGAGATACAATGAATAAACATGAGAATCTGAATCTAAATAAATCTACAGAACTCACTGATTCTACAGAATCTAACGCTACAATGGCTGTAGGCTCCAATGCTACAACCCAGTCTATAAATAAGAGACAGGAAAGTGACGTAAAGCCTACCCAAGACCCTACTAGAACAACCGCGTCACAAGATTATACAACTCAGCcgaattctgatgataaaattgggaaagaaaaaaaacaaaatcagagATGGAATGATCTTGAAATATATACTAAAACATTTGCCAAACTCTTGAAGTTGTTGATAGACA aaaaatatcCACAATCGGCATTTGACAAACGAATAACTAATGTTGAAG aaaaacgCTCTGATGAAAAAGGTCTAAGTGAAGCTGAAATGGACGCATGGAATTCATTTCTCTCGTCACAAAACGAAGACAACGAAAAACAAG AAGTGTCTGAGGATACGATCAAACCCGACACATATACCCCACTAGAAAGCAAGAAAAAATCAG AAGTGATCGAGGAGATGATCAAGCCCGAAACATATAATGCTTTAGGGGGCAAGAAAAGATCAG AAATTGTCGAGGAACCGATTATTGAACAGGAATATGCGAAACCATTGGGATCAGATAAAAGGGATG ATGAAAGTGATACAGCGGCGAGAGAACTCCTGGAACTGCGAGCCCTGCAAGCTTTAAAAAGATTTGCTGAATTAAAGAAGAACTAA
- the LOC141902896 gene encoding uncharacterized protein LOC141902896 isoform X2 has translation MHYKLIIIFVLCGAGISAAPAKRQNPGNNDQSEVADFRRLLNIFVRLLEIALPKKGENGSQSPTATPQRRQDEAKDTSRENDKENDKDSNLREKGDTMNKHENLNLNKSTELTDSTESNATMAVGSNATTQSINKRQESDVKPTQDPTRTTASQDYTTQPNSDDKIGKEKKQNQRWNDLEIYTKTFAKLLKLLIDKKRSDEKGLSEAEMDAWNSFLSSQNEDNEKQEVSEDTIKPDTYTPLESKKKSEVIEEMIKPETYNALGGKKRSEIVEEPIIEQEYAKPLGSDKRDDESDTAARELLELRALQALKRFAELKKN, from the exons ATGCATTATAAACTCATC ATTATTTTCGTGTTGTGTGGAGCTGGAATTTCTGCTGCTCCCGCGAAACGTCAAAATCCAG GCAATAATGACCAATCGGAGGTAGCGGATTTCCGAAGACtgttgaatatatttgttCGACTATTGGAGATTGCATTACCAAAGAAAG GTGAAAATGGATCTCAATCTCCGACTGCAACTCCTCAGAGGCGCCAGGATGAAG CAAAAGATACATCTAGAGAGAATGACAAAGAAAATGACAAAGATAGCAACTTAAGGGAGAAAGGAGATACAATGAATAAACATGAGAATCTGAATCTAAATAAATCTACAGAACTCACTGATTCTACAGAATCTAACGCTACAATGGCTGTAGGCTCCAATGCTACAACCCAGTCTATAAATAAGAGACAGGAAAGTGACGTAAAGCCTACCCAAGACCCTACTAGAACAACCGCGTCACAAGATTATACAACTCAGCcgaattctgatgataaaattgggaaagaaaaaaaacaaaatcagagATGGAATGATCTTGAAATATATACTAAAACATTTGCCAAACTCTTGAAGTTGTTGATAGACA aaaaacgCTCTGATGAAAAAGGTCTAAGTGAAGCTGAAATGGACGCATGGAATTCATTTCTCTCGTCACAAAACGAAGACAACGAAAAACAAG AAGTGTCTGAGGATACGATCAAACCCGACACATATACCCCACTAGAAAGCAAGAAAAAATCAG AAGTGATCGAGGAGATGATCAAGCCCGAAACATATAATGCTTTAGGGGGCAAGAAAAGATCAG AAATTGTCGAGGAACCGATTATTGAACAGGAATATGCGAAACCATTGGGATCAGATAAAAGGGATG ATGAAAGTGATACAGCGGCGAGAGAACTCCTGGAACTGCGAGCCCTGCAAGCTTTAAAAAGATTTGCTGAATTAAAGAAGAACTAA